From a single Thermoplasmata archaeon genomic region:
- a CDS encoding ABC transporter ATP-binding protein: MAKDDATVEEMFDACQRAQCMPFISKMPGRFETYLEEGGSNLSGGERQRLSIARAFLKDSDILVMDEATSSLDMLVEKKVLDEIFSDPEHRTVIMIAHRLSSVVRCDRIVVMDDGRIIEEGTHESLLAANGSYAELWNSQFVCSDSGPERGCNMCPENSVGALGMGDEDIMEY, from the coding sequence TTGGCAAAGGACGATGCGACGGTTGAAGAAATGTTCGATGCCTGTCAGAGGGCCCAATGCATGCCCTTCATATCGAAGATGCCAGGAAGATTCGAGACTTACCTGGAAGAGGGAGGTTCCAACCTGTCTGGAGGCGAGAGGCAGAGGCTGTCAATAGCGAGGGCGTTCCTGAAGGATTCTGACATCCTGGTAATGGACGAGGCCACCAGCAGCCTGGACATGCTGGTGGAGAAGAAAGTGCTCGATGAAATCTTCTCGGATCCCGAACATAGGACGGTCATAATGATAGCCCACCGTCTATCATCTGTGGTCAGATGCGATAGGATTGTGGTCATGGACGATGGAAGGATAATTGAGGAAGGTACGCACGAATCGTTGCTGGCAGCCAATGGATCCTATGCGGAGTTGTGGAACAGTCAGTTCGTTTGCAGTGATTCCGGTCCAGAACGTGGCTGTAATATGTGTCCGGAAAACTCGGTAGGTGCTCTCGGCATGGGTGATGAAGATATCATGGAATACTGA